A genomic segment from Spinacia oleracea cultivar Varoflay chromosome 3, BTI_SOV_V1, whole genome shotgun sequence encodes:
- the LOC110782469 gene encoding lysophospholipid acyltransferase 1, which yields MDLDMSSMAATLGLSVPVLRFLLCFVGTIPISLIWRVVPTTLPKHVYSAFTGALLCYLSFGVSSNLHFLVSMLIGYLSMIVYRPKCGLIAFFAAFGYLIGCHVYYMSGDAWKEGGIDTTGALMVLTLKVISCAINYQDGLLKDDDLREAQKKNRLLKMPSLIEYVGYCLCCGSHLAGPVFEIKDYLDWTERKGLWSPSEKQPSPWGGVARAVIRAAICMGLYLYLVPFFPLSTFTNPLYGEWGFFKKLGYQYLCGFTARWKYYFIWSISEAAMIISGFGFSGWTSNSKPKWDRAQNVDIIGVELAKSAVQIPLVWNIQVSTWLRHYVYERLVQKNKKGGFLQLLATQTVSAVWHGLYPGYIFFFVQSALMIAGSKVIYRWQQGISSGSVKKLLTFVNLAYTAMVLGYSSVGFMVLSLHETLTASRSVYYIGTIIPVVLLILGSVVKPPSRSKLQKKAQ from the exons ATGGACCTCGACATGTCGTCCATGGCGGCTACACTCGGATTATCAGTACCAGTCCTCAGATTCCTCCTTTGCTTCGTTGGCACGATACCCATCAGTCTGATATGGCGTGTGGTCCCCACAACGCTTCCGAAACACGTCTACTCTGCCTTCACTGGTGCTCTTCTCTGTTACCTTTCTTTTGGGGTTTCTTCGAATCTCCATTTTCTTGTTTCTATGTTGATTGGGTATCTTTCTATGATTGTTTATCGCCCTAAATGTGGCCTCATCGCTTTCTTCGCCGCTTTTGGGTATTTGATTGGTTG CCACGTTTACTACATGAGCGGAGATGCATGGAAGGAGGGTGGAATCGACACGACTG GTGCTTTGATGGTCTTGACGCTCAAAGTCATCTCATGTGCAATAAATTATCAAGACGGACTATTGAAAGATGACGACCTACGCGAAGCACAAAAAAAGAACCGGTTGCTGAAAATGCCTTCCTTGATTGAATATGTTGGCTATTGCCTTTGCTGTGGAAGTCACCTTGCCGGACCTGTATTTGAAATCAAGGATTATCTTGATTGGACAGAACGGAAAGGG CTTTGGAGCCCATCAGAGAAACAGCCATCACCATGGGGTGGTGTAGCTCGAGCTGTTATCCGAGCAGCTATATGCATGGGTCTCTATTTATATTTGGTGCCATTTTTCCCGTTGTCTACTTTCACCAACCCCTTGTATGGAGAATGGGGATTCTTTAAAAAGCTGGGTTATCAGTACTTGTGCGGATTTACAGCACGGTGGAAGTATTATTTCATCTGGTCTATCTCAGAAGCCGCCATGATAATTTCCGGTTTTGGATTTAGTGGATGGACAAGTAATTCGAAGCCCAAGTGGGACCGAGCCCAAAATGTCGATATCATCGGTGTTGAGTTGGCAAAGAGTGCTGTTCAGATTCCACTTGTTTGGAACATACAAGTTAGCACCTGGTTACGCCACT ATGTTTATGAGAGACTGGTTCAGAAGAACAAGAAGGGTGGTTTCTTGCAGCTGCTTGCTACACAGACAGTCAGTGCTGTTTGGCAT GGGTTATATCCGGGTTACATCTTTTTCTTTGTTCAGTCTGCTTTGATGATTGCTGGCTCAAAAG TTATTTACAGATGGCAGCAGGGTATATCTTCCGGTAGTGTGAAGAAGCTATTGACGTTTGTGAACCTTGCATATACGGCGATGGTTCTTGGTTATTCATCAGTTGGTTTCATG GTGCTAAGCTTGCATGAAACCCTGACAGCATCGAGAAGCGTGTATTATATCGGTACCATTATCCCCGTTGTTCTTCTAATACTGGGTTCTGTTGTCAAACCACCATCAAGGTCAAAACTTCAGAAGAAGGCTCAGTGA
- the LOC110782467 gene encoding protein COFACTOR ASSEMBLY OF COMPLEX C SUBUNIT B CCB2, chloroplastic isoform X1, translating to MGILTGNQLVPLSLAFPIRANPNYHLHDIVRLVTPLKTRRNSRKSLKLSAKLDDSSSPTNSQQQLNLSVLRFTFGISWLDESYLPRWIGYGFGSLVILNHFVGSSSPVTSAQLISEALGLSLAAFSVTLPYMGRFLKGAAPEELASLPQRAEQVFVMSHNVSDTLKEDLAWTTYILLRNTKSVSVLISLQDVICVRGYWNLPENLSKDEILNWFMGKIRKNGLSDVKETLYFPQSTGSVLKEAIPEETGSILVQPLCSSEAQGKGNENDVGFVLVASGVSYAYDEKDKLWIKAIANKFKVGVDSTISTLLLPAEEV from the exons atgggTATTCTAACTGGAAATCAGTTGGTACCGTTGAGCTTAGCATTCCCAATTCGCGCCAACCCTAACTATCATCTTCACGATATAGTTAGGTTAGTTACCCCTCTCAAAACCAGAAGAAATTCCAGAAAATCTTTGAAATTATCAGCGAAACTTGACGATTCTTCATCTCCCACAAATTCCCAGCAACAATTAAACCTCTCTGTCCTTCGATTTACTTTCG GAATATCTTGGTTGGATGAATCTTACTTGCCCAGATGGATTGGTTATGGTTTTGGATCTCTTGTTATTCTCAACCATTTTGTTGGTTCGAGTTCCCCTGTAACCTCAGCTCAGCTT ATTTCAGAGGCGTTGGGTCTTTCGCTGGCGGCTTTCTCTGTAACACTTCCTTATATGGGGAGATTTCTCAAG GGAGCAGCACCTGAGGAACTAGCAAGTCTTCCTCAACGTGCTGAACAAGTTTTTGTGATGTCACACAATGTTTCAGATACCCTAAAGGAGGATCTTGCTTGGACAACATATATTCTACTACGCAATACAAAATCTGTCTCAGTG CTTATATCTTTGCAAGATGTGATCTGTGTCCGCGGATATTGGAACTTACCAGAAAATTTATCAAAGGATGAGATTCTCAACTGGTTCATGGGTAAAATAAGGAAAAATGGGCTGTCTGATGTGAAGGAGACACTCTATTTTCCTCAAAGCACAG GTTCAGTACTGAAGGAGGCTATTCCTGAAGAGACTGGTTCTATTTTAGTACAGCCACTTTGCAGTTCAGAGGCACAGGGAAAGGGAAATGAGAATGATGTGGGATTTGTGCTTGTAGCTTCAGGTGTAAGCTATGCCTATGATGAGAAAGACAAGTTGTGGATAAAAGCCATAGCCAACAAATTCAAAG TTGGTGTAGATTCGACTATCTCCACATTGTTGCTGCCTGCTGAAGAAGTGTAG
- the LOC130469250 gene encoding uncharacterized protein, which yields MVYFKYHNTPGEETLSLMEDANSVDGAHFRSFPPVIGPFANIHSSTEFSGPKSWYKESRDVNAFGGKTPNPVLVASHHRPCDDACSFQTLSTRLSRKETKWSSSPKFGVEPTYIPLYWEWLEDVLHHSRRTLASTHILDAVYASMYIYKCNSPVMQAFCESWCPTTNTLHTSVGEMSISLWDIYDLGGLPVTGLFYDEVVPSAVELEGSDDEHSLYLPYSCKYLFMALHYLSEKHKVTTITFETWCDFWFRGASKYFLASGNKKSVLPTLMKDFSSFNGPRSWSHKMYEAFRILRIPEAHHRQTYLAAFLSCWLCAFVLPVSDLGCIRPGSFKPASFLASGKETSLAIPVLASIYHGLSKISNSPTPGKHRESFPAQYVYAWTAKYFRSHHVVTYDFVGAPLVGIQGLDSVIKSPDAKSLVSSGKDFNWLANSICGNSDEKREDDNHQPKQFANFFISMRSCFLTLRFDNNYVVEPYSPHRFGRQFGNDVSKRRQQTTSEKKKKKKKKKKKKKKIKKLFLLLRNYVGLILWSEFIHFIST from the coding sequence ATGGTTTACTTCAAGTATCACAATACTCCTGGAGAAGAGACTTTGTCACTCATGGAAGATGCTAATTCGGTCGATGGAGCGCACTTTCGTTCATTTCCTCCTGTGATTGGTCCTTTTGCAAACATCCATTCTTCTACGGAGTTCTCGGGCCCGAAAAGCTGGTACAAGGAGAGTCGTGATGTTAATGCATTTGGTGGAAAAACACCTAATCCTGTCCTTGTCGCTTCACATCACCGTCCCTGCGATGATGCGTGTTCTTTCCAGACATTATCTACGCGTTTGTCCCGCAAGGAGACCAAATGGAGTTCTAGTCCGAAATTTGGAGTCGAGCCAACATACATCCCTCTTTACTGGGAATGGTTAGAAGATGTCCTGCACCATTCCAGACGCACACTCGCTAGCACCCATATTCTTGATGCCGTCTATGCTTCTATGTACATCTACAAATGTAATTCTCCTGTCATGCAGGCTTTTTGTGAATCCTGGTGTCCTACGACAAATACCTTGCACACTTCAGTTGGAGAAATGTCAATCAGTCTTTGGGATATATACGACCTTGGTGGGCTTCCCGTAACTGGCCTTTTTTATGACGAGGTCGTCCCTTCTGCCGTTGAATTGGAAGGCTCCGACGATGAGCACAGTCTATACCTCCCTTACAGTTGCAAATATTTGTTCATGGCTTTGCATTATCTTTCTGAGAAACACAAGGTGACAACAATAACGTTCGAGACTTGGTGTGATTTTTGGTTTCGCGGTGCATCAAAGTATTTCTTGGCATCTGGCAACAAAAAGTCTGTCCTTCCAACACTTATGAAAGACTTCAGCTCCTTTAATGGTCCTCGATCGTGGAGTCATAAGATGTACGAAGCCTTTCGCATCCTACGGATTCCTGAAGCGCATCATCGACAAACATATTTGGCTGCCTTTCTCTCATGTTGGCTTTGTGCCTTTGTTTTGCCGGTGTCAGATTTGGGTTGCATCCGTCCTGGATCTTTCAAACCTGCGTCATTTCTTGCAAGTGGAAAAGAGACTTCTTTGGCGATCCCTGTTTTGGCGAGCATCTACCACGGATTGAGCAAAATTTCGAATTCTCCTACCCCCGGCAAACATCGCGAGTCCTTCCCTGCACAATATGTGTATGCCTGGACCGCTAAGTATTTTCGAAGTCATCACGTCGTCACCTACGATTTTGTTGGTGCTCCCCTGGTTGGAATTCAAGGCCTTGACTCTGTCATAAAGTCTCCAGATGCTAAATCGCTAGTTTCTTCGGGTAAGGATTTCAATTGGCTTGCTAACTCAATTTGTGGTAATTCAGATGAGAAGCGTGAAGATGACAACCATCAACCAAAGCAATTCGCAAACTTCTTCATTAGCATGCGGTCCTGTTTTCTGACCTTGAGGTTCGACAACAACTACGTGGTTGAGCCATACAGTCCTCATCGATTCGGTCGGCAATTCGGAAATGACGTCAGCAAACGACGTCAGCAAACGacgtcagaaaaaaaaaaaaaaaaaaaaaaaaaaaaaaaaaaaaaaaaaaaaatcaagaaattaTTTTTGCTTTTAAGGAACTACGTTGGCTTGATCTTATGGAGTGAATTTATTCATTTCATAAGTACGTAG
- the LOC130469249 gene encoding uncharacterized protein, translating to MVYFKYHNTPGEETLSLMEDANSVDGAHFRSFPPVIGPFANIHSSTEFSGPKSWYKESRDVNAFGGKTPNPVLVASHHRPCDDACSFQTLSTRLSRKETKWSSSPKFGVEPTYIPLYWEWLEDVLHHSRRTLASTHILDAVYASMYIYKCNSPVMQAFCESWCPTTNTLHTSVGEMSISLWDIYDLGGLPVTGLFYDEVVPSAVELEGSDDEHSLYLPYSCKYLFMALHYLSEKHKVTTITFETWCDFWFRGASKYFLASGNKKSVLPTLMKDFSSFNGPRSWSHKMYEAFRILRIPEAHHRQTYLAAFLSCWLCAFVLPVSDLGCIRPGSFKPASFLASGKETSLAIPVLASIYHGLSKISNSPTPGKHRESFPAQYVYAWTAKYFRSHHVVTYDFVGAPLVGIQGLDSVIKSPDAKSLVSSGKDFNWLANSICGNSDEKREDDNHQPKQFANFFISMRSCFLTLRFDNNYVVEPYSPHRFGRQFGFHQDVPGELVVQTQNITREHMYYLFQSSIRLHTRATFLVPCRTFNAQSRVTPSFTTWWNSVVSLNAAYASRTPSPTNVRSKKRKERKGDDLNTSPKDKAAKTSAAPRKVRVRLPKSSTISCPPKETSSKCRDESRRLASRVVSNEPSNDENEPSDDEHAGEPTILDDIFAEDYGPELSPEEIENLQSDANIAVELTACENTFVSLPEQQFIDDVVIDTAPTTSVSTASTESPSFNAQDMITKATNRADRYAASLMINEIKDKLMKTPLAKVHELAQEFEQVFSYVRDKKIDISAIESFIKGYIGCGSQLHHVRLGKQGDPTLNDLEQRSLEIETSVQTTTIAGKAEEERMQALHKEIDQIQQEQAEHKRKLNDLAERADRLLPLISESEEKFQGYVIQKKEQENSLLIMKENIVAAKEVEAKLAEAEKQFGVARDALQAFKFEP from the exons ATGGTTTACTTCAAGTATCACAATACTCCTGGAGAAGAGACTTTGTCACTCATGGAAGATGCTAATTCGGTCGATGGAGCGCACTTTCGTTCATTTCCTCCTGTGATTGGTCCTTTTGCAAACATCCATTCTTCTACGGAGTTCTCGGGCCCGAAAAGCTGGTACAAGGAGAGTCGTGATGTTAATGCATTTGGTGGAAAAACACCTAATCCTGTCCTTGTCGCTTCACATCACCGTCCCTGCGATGATGCGTGTTCTTTCCAGACATTATCTACGCGTTTGTCCCGCAAGGAGACCAAATGGAGTTCTAGTCCGAAATTTGGAGTCGAGCCAACATACATCCCTCTTTACTGGGAATGGTTAGAAGATGTCCTGCACCATTCCAGACGCACACTCGCTAGCACCCATATTCTTGATGCCGTCTATGCTTCTATGTACATCTACAAATGTAATTCTCCTGTCATGCAGGCTTTTTGTGAATCCTGGTGTCCTACGACAAATACCTTGCACACTTCAGTTGGAGAAATGTCAATCAGTCTTTGGGATATATACGACCTTGGTGGGCTTCCCGTAACTGGCCTTTTTTATGACGAGGTCGTCCCTTCTGCCGTTGAATTGGAAGGCTCCGACGATGAGCACAGTCTATACCTCCCTTACAGTTGCAAATATTTGTTCATGGCTTTGCATTATCTTTCTGAGAAACACAAGGTGACAACAATAACGTTCGAGACTTGGTGTGATTTTTGGTTTCGCGGTGCATCAAAGTATTTCTTGGCATCTGGCAACAAAAAGTCTGTCCTTCCAACACTTATGAAAGACTTCAGCTCCTTTAATGGTCCTCGATCGTGGAGTCATAAGATGTACGAAGCCTTTCGCATCCTACGGATTCCTGAAGCGCATCATCGACAAACATATTTGGCTGCCTTTCTCTCATGTTGGCTTTGTGCCTTTGTTTTGCCGGTGTCAGATTTGGGTTGCATCCGTCCTGGATCTTTCAAACCTGCGTCATTTCTTGCAAGTGGAAAAGAGACTTCTTTGGCGATCCCTGTTTTGGCGAGCATCTACCACGGATTGAGCAAAATTTCGAATTCTCCTACCCCCGGCAAACATCGCGAGTCCTTCCCTGCACAATATGTGTATGCCTGGACCGCTAAGTATTTTCGAAGTCATCACGTCGTCACCTACGATTTTGTTGGTGCTCCCCTGGTTGGAATTCAAGGCCTTGACTCTGTCATAAAGTCTCCAGATGCTAAATCGCTAGTTTCTTCGGGTAAGGATTTCAATTGGCTTGCTAACTCAATTTGTGGTAATTCAGATGAGAAGCGTGAAGATGACAACCATCAACCAAAGCAATTCGCAAACTTCTTCATTAGCATGCGGTCCTGTTTTCTGACCTTGAGGTTCGACAACAACTACGTGGTTGAGCCATACAGTCCTCATCGATTCGGTCGGCAATTCGGATTTCACCAAGATGTGCCAGGCGAATTAGTAGTCCAGACACAAAACATCACCCGAGAGCATATGTACTATCTTTTTCAGTCCAGCATTCGTCTGCATACTAGGGCTACTTTTTTGGTCCCTTGCCGCACGTTTAATGCCCAATCTCGAGTCACTCCAAGCTTCACAACATGGTGGAATTCGGTCGTTTCTTTAAATGCGGCTTATGCTTCAAGAACTCCTAGTCCAACAAATGTCAGGTCTAAGAAGAGAAAGGAGAGAAAGGGCGATGATCTTAACACTTCACCAAAAGACAAAGCTGCCAAGACTTCGGCTGCACCTCGCAAAGTTAGAGTCAGATTGCCTAAAAGTTCCACGATATCCTGTCCGCCCAAGGAAACATCTTCGAAATGCAGGGACGAGAGTAGAAGACTAGCAAGCAGAGTTGTAAGTAATGAACCTTCCAATGACGAAAATGAACCTTCCGATGACGAACACGCAGGTGAACCTACAATTCTGGATGATATTTTCGCTGAAGATTATGGCCCTGAGCTATCGCCGGAAGAGATAGAG AATCTTCAAAGCGATGCGAACATAGCAGTAGAGCTTACTGCTTGCGAGAATACATTTGTCTCCCTTCCTGAACAACAGTTCATTGATGATGTTGTCATTGATACTGCGCCAACCACAAGTGTTTCTACTGCTTCGACCGAGTCTCCTTCTTTTAATGCTCAAGACATGATCACTAAGGCGACCAACAGGGCGGACCGATATGCTGCAAGCTTGATGATTAATGAAATAAAGGACAAGTTGATGAAGACTCCTTTAGCCAAGGTTCATGAACTAGCGCAGGAGTTTGAACAGGTTTTCTCCTATGTTCGTGATAAGAAGATCGACATCTCTGCAATCGAATCTTTTATCAAGGGGTATATTGGGTGCGGTTCTCAACTCCACCACGTTCGGCTAGGGAAACAGGGAGATCCCACTCTCAATGACTTGGAGCAACGATCTTTGGAGATAGAGACGAGCGTGCAGACAACTACAATTGCAGGGAAAGCAGAAGAGGAGCGAATGCAAGCTCTTCATAAGGAGATAGATCAGATTCAGCAAGAACAAGCCGAACATAAAAGGAAGCTCAATGATTTAGCAGAACGAGCGGATAGACTTTTGCCTCTTATTTCAGAATCAGAAGAGAAGTTCCAAGGGTACGTCATACAGAAGAAAGAGCAAGAAAACTCACTCCTCATCATGAAGGAGAATATTGTTGCTGCGAAAGAGGTGGAGGCAAAGCTAGCGGAAGCTGAGAAACAATTTGGTGTTGCTCGTGATGCTTTGCAAGCCTTCAAATTTGAACCGTAG
- the LOC110782467 gene encoding protein COFACTOR ASSEMBLY OF COMPLEX C SUBUNIT B CCB2, chloroplastic isoform X2: MGILTGNQLVPLSLAFPIRANPNYHLHDIVRLVTPLKTRRNSRKSLKLSAKLDDSSSPTNSQQQLNLSVLRFTFGISWLDESYLPRWIGYGFGSLVILNHFVGSSSPVTSAQLISEALGLSLAAFSVTLPYMGRFLKGAAPEELASLPQRAEQVFVMSHNVSDTLKEDLAWTTYILLRNTKSVSVLISLQDVICVRGYWNLPENLSKDEILNWFMGKIRKNGLSDVKETLYFPQSTGSVLKEAIPEETGSILVQPLCSSEAQGKGNENDVGFVLVASGVSYAYDEKDKLWIKAIANKFKV, encoded by the exons atgggTATTCTAACTGGAAATCAGTTGGTACCGTTGAGCTTAGCATTCCCAATTCGCGCCAACCCTAACTATCATCTTCACGATATAGTTAGGTTAGTTACCCCTCTCAAAACCAGAAGAAATTCCAGAAAATCTTTGAAATTATCAGCGAAACTTGACGATTCTTCATCTCCCACAAATTCCCAGCAACAATTAAACCTCTCTGTCCTTCGATTTACTTTCG GAATATCTTGGTTGGATGAATCTTACTTGCCCAGATGGATTGGTTATGGTTTTGGATCTCTTGTTATTCTCAACCATTTTGTTGGTTCGAGTTCCCCTGTAACCTCAGCTCAGCTT ATTTCAGAGGCGTTGGGTCTTTCGCTGGCGGCTTTCTCTGTAACACTTCCTTATATGGGGAGATTTCTCAAG GGAGCAGCACCTGAGGAACTAGCAAGTCTTCCTCAACGTGCTGAACAAGTTTTTGTGATGTCACACAATGTTTCAGATACCCTAAAGGAGGATCTTGCTTGGACAACATATATTCTACTACGCAATACAAAATCTGTCTCAGTG CTTATATCTTTGCAAGATGTGATCTGTGTCCGCGGATATTGGAACTTACCAGAAAATTTATCAAAGGATGAGATTCTCAACTGGTTCATGGGTAAAATAAGGAAAAATGGGCTGTCTGATGTGAAGGAGACACTCTATTTTCCTCAAAGCACAG GTTCAGTACTGAAGGAGGCTATTCCTGAAGAGACTGGTTCTATTTTAGTACAGCCACTTTGCAGTTCAGAGGCACAGGGAAAGGGAAATGAGAATGATGTGGGATTTGTGCTTGTAGCTTCAGGTGTAAGCTATGCCTATGATGAGAAAGACAAGTTGTGGATAAAAGCCATAGCCAACAAATTCAAAG tttaa